One Rhododendron vialii isolate Sample 1 chromosome 2a, ASM3025357v1 genomic region harbors:
- the LOC131316398 gene encoding uncharacterized protein LOC131316398: MEKEKMGIQADSAHEGAPASSLEPAEVERKARVDAVWEQMSKGVSVKILKSVSVKCSSTVNKPTQKSSTSWMAYLGLAPKKAASPVQEKQPTPTPVHNGNSDEAKRLAAAALSAVKDAAASAATSGKGKVEITEVRDFAGQDIEVKKLVDANSKEASEKSRATPSAVDTVLEQIRKKQKLSVLDKTKKDWGEFKEENKGLEEELDAYKKSSNQYLEKVSFLERADYREFERERDVRLAVQAKRKPDMRDDP, translated from the exons atggaaaaagaaaagatggggATCCAAGCAGATTCTGCCCATGAAGGTGCTCCTGCTTCAAGCTTAGAGCCAGCAGAAGTTG AGAGGAAAGCTCGGGTGGATGCTGTATGGGAGCAAATGAGTAAAGGGGTATCTGTTAAGATACTGAAATCTGTCTCTGTCAAGTGTAGTTCAACTGTTAATAAACCTACACAGAAGAGTTCCACG AGTTGGATGGCATATTTGGGACTGGCACCTAAGAAGGCAGCATCCCCTGTGCAAGAGAAGCAACCCACCCCTACTCCAGTTCATAATGGCAACAGTGATGAGGCCAAGAGACTTGCTGCTGCTGCCTTGTCAGCAGTCAAGGATGCAGCTGCTTCAGCTGCCACTTCAGGCAAGGGCAAAGTTGAG aTCACAGAGGTTCGAGACTTTGCTGGTCAAGATATTGAAGTAAAGAAACTGGTTGATGCCAATTCGAAGGAGGCTTCTGAAAAGAGCAGAGCCACTCCTTCTGCGGTCGATACAGTTCTTGAACAGATTAGGAAAAAGCAAAAGCTAAGTGTGCTGGACAAGACAAAGAAGGATTGGGGAGAGttcaaagaagaaaacaagggaCTGGAAGAGGAGTTGGATGCTTATAAGAAGAGCTCAAATCAGTATTTGGAAAAGGTTTCATTCTTGGAGCGAGCAGATTATAGGGAATTTGAGCGAGAGAGAGATGTCCGGCTTGCTGTGCAGGCCAAGAGGAAGCCTGATATGCGGGACGATCCTTGA